A window of the bacterium genome harbors these coding sequences:
- a CDS encoding response regulator transcription factor — translation MAVRVLLANAQPVVLEGLKAIFREDADIEVLGEATTSAEIFERATTLRPDVLVMDIKFDRDDDAAPLIRTIKEQLPETQVLVFTVYADVELLQKAARAGAAGYINYDISALNLMRAVRAVHGGATMINPRLARRLLADMDGSANGAAGWAVLHRLTGRELEVLVELGRGFGDKEIAEKLFVSQTTIKAHLRAVYRKLRVRNRVQAVAFVANRGLLKTS, via the coding sequence ATGGCAGTCCGCGTCTTGCTCGCGAACGCACAACCCGTGGTGCTCGAAGGTCTCAAGGCGATCTTCCGCGAGGACGCGGACATCGAGGTGCTCGGGGAAGCCACGACGAGCGCGGAGATCTTTGAGCGAGCCACGACGCTGCGCCCGGACGTGTTGGTGATGGACATCAAGTTCGACCGGGACGACGACGCAGCTCCTCTGATCCGGACCATCAAGGAACAGCTTCCCGAGACGCAGGTGCTCGTGTTCACCGTGTACGCCGACGTTGAGCTGCTTCAGAAGGCCGCCCGGGCCGGGGCCGCCGGGTACATCAACTACGATATCTCGGCGCTCAACCTGATGCGCGCGGTCCGCGCGGTCCACGGCGGCGCGACGATGATCAATCCCCGCCTCGCTCGACGGTTGCTGGCCGACATGGACGGGAGCGCAAACGGCGCAGCCGGATGGGCGGTGCTGCACCGGCTGACCGGCCGCGAGCTCGAAGTCCTCGTGGAGCTGGGGCGCGGATTCGGCGACAAGGAGATTGCCGAGAAATTGTTCGTGTCGCAGACCACGATCAAGGCCCACCTGCGGGCCGTCTACCGCAAGCTGCGCGTCCGGAATCGCGTCCAGGCAGTCGCGTTCGTCGCCAACCGGGGCCTGCTCAAGACGTCCTAG
- a CDS encoding Bcr/CflA family multidrug efflux MFS transporter: MGGLTAFGPMSIDMYLPAMPTLAGTLRATPGSVQLTLSAFFVGFGVGQLVYGPISDRWGRKPPMVVGIGFYVAASLLCAFAWGVTPLIAFRLLQGLSGGAGPLLARAMVRDLYERDRGASMLSLMMLIMGAAPLLAPLVGGQLLLAFGWRSIFEVQAAFGGACLVGAWLGVPETLDVSRRTHATAAAMLSRYAALLRDPAYVGYTLSSGAAYGGMFAYFAGSPFVFIELYHVTPQRYGLLFALNIAGMMACAAVNSRLVLRYGADRLLRDGVTMVAVAGGVLLLVAATGWGGLPGLVLPIVAFVASISFVGANAMAGALARFRHVAGTASALAGTFQFGLGALGGTIIGAAYSGTAVPMAAVMAAMGLLSAVTHRLLVTDRV, from the coding sequence CTGGGCGGACTGACGGCGTTCGGCCCGATGTCCATCGACATGTACCTCCCGGCGATGCCGACCCTCGCCGGCACTCTGCGCGCCACCCCGGGGAGCGTGCAGCTGACCCTGAGCGCGTTCTTTGTCGGGTTCGGGGTGGGACAACTCGTGTACGGCCCGATCTCCGATCGGTGGGGGCGAAAACCGCCGATGGTGGTCGGCATCGGCTTCTACGTCGCCGCGAGTCTCTTGTGCGCGTTTGCCTGGGGCGTCACACCGCTGATTGCGTTTCGGCTGCTTCAAGGCCTCAGCGGCGGCGCGGGACCGCTGCTCGCGCGGGCGATGGTCCGGGATCTCTACGAGCGCGACCGGGGCGCGTCTATGCTGTCGCTGATGATGCTGATCATGGGCGCGGCGCCCCTGCTCGCCCCGCTCGTGGGCGGCCAGCTGTTGCTCGCCTTTGGGTGGAGATCGATCTTCGAAGTGCAGGCCGCGTTCGGCGGCGCGTGCCTAGTGGGCGCCTGGTTGGGCGTCCCGGAGACGCTCGACGTCTCCAGGCGAACACACGCGACGGCCGCGGCGATGCTGTCCCGGTACGCGGCGCTCCTGCGCGACCCCGCCTACGTCGGCTATACCCTCAGCAGCGGAGCGGCCTACGGCGGGATGTTCGCCTACTTCGCCGGCTCGCCGTTCGTGTTCATCGAGCTGTACCATGTCACACCCCAGCGGTACGGACTGCTGTTCGCGCTCAACATTGCCGGCATGATGGCCTGCGCCGCGGTCAACAGCCGCCTGGTGCTGCGATACGGAGCCGACCGGCTCCTTCGCGACGGGGTGACGATGGTCGCGGTCGCCGGCGGCGTGCTGCTGCTCGTCGCGGCGACGGGCTGGGGTGGGCTGCCCGGGCTGGTCCTCCCGATCGTCGCGTTCGTCGCGTCGATCAGCTTCGTCGGGGCCAACGCGATGGCGGGCGCCCTCGCCAGGTTCCGCCACGTCGCCGGCACCGCGTCCGCGCTCGCCGGGACGTTCCAGTTCGGCCTGGGCGCGCTCGGCGGGACGATCATCGGCGCGGCGTACAGCGGCACCGCGGTGCCCATGGCGGCCGTGATGGCGGCCATGGGCCTGCTGAGCGCGGTGACGCATCGCCTGCTCGTCACCGATCGCGTCTAG
- a CDS encoding sulfocyanin-like copper-binding protein — MHRVSCAGLLLRAALVLACWAWAAEAPLAHAAPVPSWMHVDAAHKRVSFTVIAAQGGANGTLNFNGYAAGNLTVTVPVGWGVHIDFTNSGAGALPHSLEVIRAPSKMPPQGIAPAIPEAETRNLVEGIPPQQGDTVDFTAAPAGQYLWFCGVPSHGLSGMWTRFIVSSSVSRPTVTTK, encoded by the coding sequence ATGCACCGCGTGAGCTGTGCGGGGCTGCTCCTGCGCGCGGCGCTTGTGCTGGCGTGCTGGGCGTGGGCGGCCGAGGCGCCGCTGGCGCATGCCGCCCCGGTGCCGTCGTGGATGCACGTCGACGCGGCGCACAAGCGGGTTTCGTTCACCGTGATCGCGGCCCAGGGGGGCGCCAATGGGACGCTCAACTTCAACGGGTACGCTGCGGGTAATCTGACCGTCACCGTCCCGGTCGGGTGGGGGGTCCACATCGACTTCACGAACAGCGGCGCCGGGGCGCTGCCCCACAGCCTCGAGGTGATCCGCGCGCCGAGCAAGATGCCCCCGCAGGGGATTGCCCCGGCGATCCCGGAAGCGGAAACCCGAAATCTGGTCGAAGGGATTCCTCCGCAACAGGGAGACACCGTGGATTTCACCGCGGCGCCCGCCGGTCAGTACCTCTGGTTCTGCGGAGTGCCAAGCCACGGACTCTCGGGCATGTGGACCCGCTTCATCGTATCGAGCAGCGTCTCGCGTCCGACGGTAACCACGAAATAG
- a CDS encoding PQQ-dependent dehydrogenase, methanol/ethanol family, whose product MKRGWLGVALWTMIAAAVLLVAPQGPSQNVVRAQGSMPDSTALLSAANDANTWLMYGHDYSNDRYSALDQINTSNVSSLVPRWIFQTGVVASFETTPVVSNGVMYITTAYDHLFALNATTGSLLWRYDPKLTTTIFCCGPVNRGVALAYGTVYLATLDARLIALDAATGKVKWQKQIADPTAGYSETMAPIVYRNLVIIGMSGAEYGIRGFVTAYDAHTGAVLWRWYTIPSTGWEGKWSTTTPEGEPLHRNISAEKAAWPKYKNAWQRGGGSMWMTPAIDPQLNMLYMGIGNPSPDLDGGIRPGDNLYTESIVAVNAATGRLAWYYQEVPHDVWDLDQVSPPLLFNVTVNGQTIPAVGAAGKTGWFYVLDRRTGARILRSQGFVRHENLFAQPTAQGVRMLPGANGGTEWSPTSYSPQTQNVYVAALEQPMTYATHFAPFQQGRLWLGSAFVSIPGERQYGTFTAIDVNTGKITWQKQIAQPMMGGSLATAGGLVFTGEGNGHFDAFDAKTGQQLWQFQAGAGVNAAPMAFALGGQEYIAVAAGGNFQLSYPYGDALLVFGLPPR is encoded by the coding sequence ATGAAGCGCGGGTGGCTAGGGGTGGCTCTGTGGACAATGATCGCCGCTGCGGTGCTGCTCGTCGCGCCGCAAGGACCGTCTCAAAACGTGGTCCGGGCTCAGGGCTCGATGCCCGACTCGACGGCGCTGCTCAGCGCCGCCAACGATGCGAACACCTGGCTGATGTACGGACATGACTACTCGAACGACCGGTACTCTGCCCTGGACCAGATCAACACGTCCAACGTGTCATCCTTGGTGCCACGCTGGATCTTCCAGACCGGGGTGGTCGCGTCGTTCGAGACGACGCCCGTCGTGTCCAACGGTGTCATGTACATCACGACGGCGTACGATCATCTCTTCGCGCTGAACGCCACGACCGGGTCCCTCCTCTGGCGGTATGACCCGAAGCTCACGACCACCATCTTTTGCTGCGGCCCGGTCAACCGGGGTGTGGCCCTTGCGTACGGGACGGTCTACCTGGCGACCCTGGACGCCCGGCTGATCGCGCTCGACGCCGCGACGGGCAAGGTGAAATGGCAAAAGCAGATCGCGGATCCCACGGCCGGATACAGCGAGACGATGGCGCCGATCGTGTACCGAAACCTGGTCATCATTGGCATGTCCGGCGCGGAGTACGGGATTCGGGGGTTCGTGACCGCGTACGATGCCCACACCGGCGCGGTGCTGTGGCGATGGTACACGATTCCCTCGACGGGCTGGGAAGGCAAGTGGTCGACGACGACGCCGGAGGGTGAGCCGCTGCACCGGAACATCTCGGCCGAGAAGGCGGCGTGGCCGAAGTATAAGAACGCGTGGCAGCGAGGCGGCGGCTCGATGTGGATGACTCCGGCGATCGACCCACAACTCAACATGCTCTATATGGGAATCGGGAACCCCTCGCCGGACCTCGACGGCGGGATCCGGCCCGGCGACAATCTCTACACCGAGTCGATCGTGGCCGTCAACGCCGCGACGGGACGGCTCGCCTGGTACTACCAGGAAGTCCCGCACGACGTCTGGGATCTCGACCAGGTCAGCCCGCCGCTTCTGTTCAACGTGACGGTGAACGGTCAGACGATTCCCGCAGTGGGAGCCGCGGGCAAGACCGGGTGGTTCTACGTGTTGGACCGGCGCACCGGGGCGCGGATCCTGCGGAGCCAGGGGTTCGTGCGGCACGAGAACCTCTTCGCGCAACCCACAGCGCAGGGCGTCCGGATGCTGCCCGGGGCGAACGGCGGGACCGAGTGGAGCCCGACGTCGTACAGTCCGCAGACGCAGAACGTCTACGTGGCCGCGCTGGAGCAACCGATGACGTACGCCACCCACTTTGCGCCGTTCCAACAGGGCCGGTTGTGGTTGGGCAGCGCGTTCGTCAGCATCCCCGGCGAGCGGCAGTACGGGACGTTTACCGCGATCGACGTCAACACCGGAAAGATCACCTGGCAGAAGCAGATTGCCCAGCCGATGATGGGCGGCTCGCTGGCGACGGCCGGGGGCTTGGTCTTCACCGGCGAGGGGAACGGGCACTTCGACGCGTTCGACGCGAAGACCGGCCAACAACTGTGGCAGTTCCAGGCCGGCGCCGGCGTGAACGCCGCGCCGATGGCCTTCGCGCTCGGCGGGCAGGAGTACATCGCGGTCGCCGCCGGCGGCAACTTCCAGCTCAGCTACCCGTACGGCGACGCGTTGCTCGTGTTCGGCCTGCCGCCGCGGTAG
- a CDS encoding GGDEF domain-containing protein, with the protein MVKRRAYLVAMLAGMGGGLLEWIDRTPSSGITSPILLLWAIAWTWALWRNHLTVVRFELGSFVLLTLFTGAKFVDALWASDSLAAAHQALLASGYAWLVVLAIVAYLFFDARTGLWTTAAITAVIAGVGVARFLSGGANVSDLAGFLDFERFMLYIGTVVAMLYALAFVKTHLAEAHELTEQLTQLAYLDELTGVANRRHLAETLDVEIARAARYGHPLSVIQFDLDRFKQLNDTYGHAAGDAVLKETVRRIRRQLRLGDLLGRWGGEEFLVLLPETALSQALAVADRMRRAMSTRYQERVARVTASFGVTAYRLGDTAASVVERTDEALYRAKAEGRDRVEVVTDNRTPESGGARSGEPAPLQRGAS; encoded by the coding sequence GTGGTGAAGCGCCGGGCCTACCTGGTGGCGATGCTGGCCGGGATGGGGGGCGGTTTGCTGGAGTGGATCGACCGGACGCCGTCCAGCGGGATCACCAGTCCGATCCTGTTGCTGTGGGCGATCGCGTGGACGTGGGCCCTGTGGCGCAATCACCTGACGGTGGTGCGATTCGAGTTGGGATCGTTTGTGCTCCTCACCCTCTTCACCGGGGCGAAGTTCGTGGACGCGTTGTGGGCCAGCGATAGCCTGGCGGCCGCACACCAGGCGCTGCTTGCGTCCGGGTACGCGTGGCTCGTCGTCCTCGCGATCGTCGCGTATTTGTTCTTCGACGCGCGCACGGGCCTGTGGACAACCGCCGCGATCACGGCCGTCATCGCGGGCGTGGGGGTGGCTCGGTTTCTCAGCGGCGGGGCGAACGTCAGCGATCTCGCGGGGTTCCTGGACTTCGAGCGATTCATGCTGTATATCGGCACCGTCGTTGCGATGCTGTACGCACTGGCCTTCGTGAAGACGCACCTCGCGGAGGCGCACGAACTGACGGAGCAACTAACCCAACTCGCCTACCTCGACGAGTTGACCGGCGTGGCGAACCGCCGGCACCTCGCCGAGACCTTGGACGTGGAGATCGCACGCGCGGCGCGCTACGGGCACCCGCTGTCGGTCATCCAGTTTGACCTCGACCGGTTCAAGCAACTGAACGACACGTACGGGCACGCGGCCGGCGACGCCGTGTTGAAGGAGACGGTCCGGAGGATACGGCGGCAGCTACGCTTGGGCGACCTGCTCGGCCGGTGGGGCGGCGAGGAGTTTCTCGTGCTGCTGCCCGAGACCGCGCTGTCGCAGGCGCTGGCCGTGGCCGACCGCATGCGCCGGGCGATGAGTACCCGCTACCAGGAGCGGGTGGCGCGGGTGACGGCGAGCTTCGGCGTGACCGCGTATCGCCTGGGAGACACGGCGGCGAGTGTCGTCGAGCGGACGGACGAGGCATTGTACCGAGCCAAGGCCGAAGGCCGCGACCGGGTCGAGGTCGTGACGGACAATCGGACGCCGGAGTCGGGGGGCGCGCGGTCGGGCGAACCGGCGCCGCTGCAGCGCGGCGCGTCCTAG